The stretch of DNA CAGTCCGTTTCATATTCTCAGTAAAATCGCGTCGAACGTGAACTTTATCGCTTCCCGCTTCTACTCACCCCGGATCTATGTGAATGATCAGCTGAGTGATTCAGCCAGCTTTACCTATCTGGGTGAACGCCTGCTGAACGTGTATGAACTGGGTGATATGGCCGCCGCGAAATCGGAGTCTCAGGATGTGGTGAATCAGCTGGGCAATATCGACCCGGCGGTCTTCACAGCCATTAACAGTTTCAGCATTTCTGAAAACTCCCTGGAAGAACCTCTGAGCGGAGATTACCTGTTGGTAGAAAGTGGTTTTGACGGGATGGGGCTGATTGAAGCCCTGCCTTCAGAAGCGACCGCGACGGGTGACAGTGAAGAGGGCGAGGAGAGCGTCGAGAGTTTTTAACCGTTTCATGAGCAGGCGCTGCCTGCTGCTCCTTCAGTGGCGGCCCTGCTGTTGGGATACCGCCTTTCTGATCGCTTCTGCCTGCTCACCGGACAGGGACTCCAGATAGCGAACAGACAGGCGATGGAGCATATCACCATCAATAACCACGGCATCCTGCCACCTTCTCTTCAGCCACTCTTGACCCACAAGGTTAAACTGCAGTGGGACAGAGGTTGGCAGCGCTCTTTCAAACTGGAGAATCGTTTTAGCCCACAACCATTCGGCTTCTTGCCTGGTTGACTCCCCATAAGGCTGATCAAAAGTCAAACCATAAGTATCGTCATCCTTTGTGCGCCGTAGCAGTACTCCAGTCTTCTGCCCTGCTAACCCATGCAGGTGGTAGGTAGCGTCAAAAAGGGCTTGCTCAACCAGTTGTTTTTTTGTCCCTGAATCCATGCTACTGGTTTTATCTTTCCCCAGTTTACCCAGCAGTATGGCCTGATAACTTGCCAGCTTGTTTGGGTCAAGCAGGGGAGACTGACCCACATTGAAAATGACGCGCCTGTTTGGCTGTAATTCATGATGTTCGCTGGTATGCGCGAAAGCGGCTTTATTCTCCAGCAACCGGTTGAGTTGCAACGGGCCTGGCGGCTGATATTTCCAGACGGTTTTAAAGCTGGAAGCCCTTTTCTTTATTCGCTGCTCTAGCTCAGAAAATGGCGAACCCTTTAACTGCGGATTAATAACACTCATTAATCCAGATTCTTCCGAGTTTAAAAAACGGTGCGTTGTTCCTATTTCCTTCATCTGCCCGTTCAGCCAGGGTGACAATTTTTGACGAACCTTTGGATCATCCAGTAACAAATAAGGAATATCCTTCATACGGGATGGGTCGGCATTAAAGTAGAGCAGCAGATTTTTATAATAATCCAGGGCTTTTTTTCCTGGCTCACCCTTCAGGGTCTTAATATCTTTGAGTACGCTGTTCAAAGGTTCAGGGCTTAAGAAAAACCGGGGGTCTTTATTGAACCCTGTCTTATCTTTATGCTCATGTTTCACAGTGGGTAGCTCTTTCAAGCGGTCCCAACCGGTTTTTAGTAATTCAGTACCCGTCTCTTTCTCATTAAATCCGATAAACTTATAACCTTCTAAATCATACCCCTGCCAATGAACTCCGCCATCGACAGAGAGTTCAACAAACGTATTGACGTTATTGGATACCACCCGCGCAATAGCGACGTTGTAATACTCAGCCAGCATGGCTGCGATGTAGCTGCGATAACGACAGTCTCCCAGACCGTATTCCATTTTTTGTAATAATAATGTCAGGGTAACCTCAGGTGACGAAGGTCTTTCGGGAATAAACTGGCGCACAAAACGTACTATTTTTTCTATTTTCTGGCTGCGGTCCATGCCCTGCTGAATACCAATCATGCTCTCTATGTCAGGATGAGCAGCAAAGAAAGCAGCCACCCGCTGTCTTTGCCTGTCACTCATCAAGACCGGTATCTGCTTATCAACCATCAGCGCCTCCCGGGCAAAAGGCAGCTCGTCGGGTTGTACCAGAAAGAGCAGTGTCATGGTTTCCGCGTCACCTTCTGCTTTATTAACGGTGATAAAGTAACGCTTCTGAAAAGTATCGTACTCCAGCAGGTACGGTCTTGATGCCATGCCTTCAAACGACAACGCCAGCAACTTTTCCCGGGGAGAGAAACTGCCCAGGGGCGTTCTTTTGCCGGTTTTTATCACCTGCTTTCCCCTGACCGCGTTGTGGTTGCTTAGCTGCTGCTCGTCGATATCGGCTGGCAGTGCGGGTATACGAATGCCCCGGTAAGGCAGGTTGGTAAAGTGAACATGCCCCTCATCATCTATGCTCATGTACTGAACCAGCTGACGGTAGAGCGCTGCAGAGTGTTTATGATAAAACAGCTGCTGAATAACCATCTCCTTCCTGTGAGGCTCTTGCGCCATAGCATCGTTTGCAGCCTTTCTCGCCTCCTGACCCATCAGCGATGTCGGCCAGTCAGGTGGGTCTTCATGACCTGAAATCAACGACCTGTCCCCAAAATCCTCCGGATTTTCAATACTGCCATAAGTCCCCCAGGTTTCGGATGTGCGCCAGGTTTTACCATTATTCAGGGAGTATTCTACCCAGGCGTGAGTTTCACTGAACATCACCCGCACCGGAATGCCATAGAACTGCAGCAGTCCGGCAGCCGCGTAAGCAACGTGCCGGCAGGCACCAATACGCCGTTCAATCAACTCGGCCAGCATCTCAATATCTGACTGCCGGTTTTCAAGGCTTACCACCCCTTTGGGGGGCTTGGTAAAACGATTGACGTAAGCAATGATGCCCTCGACTCTCTGTTTCTGCGAAAGGTTCTGGTTATGCCTCAGCTCTCTGGCCAGATCCTGTCTTTCCTCAAGCAGACGACCGAGTCTTTCGATCCAGACAGGAGGAGCCTGATAAGCCTCAACAGGAGCCATCTCCGGCTCCGGTTGAGGCTTGATTTTCTCCACAACATAATGAAGCTGTGCTGTTGATGGATGACCGGACTCAGGAAGGTTAACGGTATAGGTTCCCCTCAAAGCGTCGTATTGCACCTCGATTGGCTGGTTACGGTTATCTTCTGTCCAGATACCCACCAGGGTTTCGTGGGGGAAAAGACTGGTCAGCTCGCCGCTTTTGAAATTATCCTGAATACCGTGATGTTGCCCGGGCTGAAGAGACGGTGACAAGTCAGTCTGTACAGATTCCGGGTGGTAGGGCGTCAATTCACCGGCGGGAAAGGGTTCGAGCTTTACTTTTCCGTTGTCGTGAATTTTCATCCTGTTGATTTCCAGACGATAAAACGAGGGTGGAAAATTACTGGTAAATCGCTTGTTAAGCCTTAAAGAAATATCCTGGTCAAAGTGATCATCCAGCGACTCATCAGCCGGTTCCGGGCCAACGTTATCATTCAGCGACATATCAGATTGTCCCGGGGCAACGTTATCATCCATCGACATATCAGATTGTCCCGGGGCAAAGTGTCCATCGGGTGACATACCTGCCTGTTCCGGGGCAAAGTGTCCATCGGGCGACATACCCACTTGTCCCGGGGCAAAGTGACCATCGGGCGATATACCCGCTTGTCCCGGGGCAAAGTGTCCATCGGGCAATATACCTGCCTGTCCCGGGGCAAACTGACCATCGGGCGACATACCCGCTTGTCCCGGGGCAAAGTGACCATCGGGCAACACACCCGCCTGTCCCGGGGCAAAGTGTCCATCCGGCAACCTGTCTGCCTGTCCGGTCTTTGGCTGGGGCAGAGCCTGCCTGTCCAGTTCATTGTCTTCAGGCAGTTGTTCTTCTGCATGAATACCCGGCTCGTCGTTTACCGTCAGAAAGGGTTTTATTAATGCATCAATAAGCGCCGCACCTTTTTTCAGGATGGCCTCATGGATTGTCATAAAAGAGAGTGGCTGCTTATCGGTTGTCTTTTTCTCCGGTTGTTCTTCTGAAATCGTCTGAGCAACATCATTCTGTGCTGTAGCCTCACCGGAAGCGCCAACAACCTCTGAAGAGGCCGGCAGGTTTTTTTGGGGTTCTTCAGGAATGTCTGACGTCTCATGTTCACTGCCAAACAGATTGAACAGCGTTGTCATCAGCGGCACTTCTGACAAAGACGCTTTTTCTTTTTCCTTTTGTTTTTCTTTTTCCTTTTCCTTTTCTAAAACGCTGACAACATCCGCCTCGAAAGGAACCACAATCGGCTCAGGCCGCCAGCCGTCTTTCAGATACAG from Endozoicomonas sp. NE40 encodes:
- a CDS encoding AAA family ATPase, giving the protein MNVAEFLFLLTETVSRWSRGFLFGLIPAALLAFSIQTRSIVADASGAELPEVFESGQQTAYANLSSDQELGLLLGYVVAQYPDHVIRYITKATDLQEGGLETRTFPDDQNKSASHPGMMFNDRALILVVDYRLMTAAQVAELNGILDSVRTYNGNTLSDSTRILVVVDESVLSGSGSGSTEAPGSDFWRRVNKIGQPLDISLLKNRSGDCLPTLDQYVNRHVWTDFPFDVTHLPTKTLDFAAGLPATDILSGGIELDSEGGLIFRDAALGESGNTLFILKDAPWQDIAFKVQLANNLASRGVDSGDRCLALPARFLLQRKDTSPGEMADILEAFGTRHRDIRSRWFPVNSVNFDLVFSGMTLRKGKLVKSGAVGNLKQNFEGVEVTSTLTRHQWQRLTGLLSDGGPLGSLALRVREKKQPFLIPDSLLQGQGEAVNGSQLQRLPGHWSLETLQQNYSGAHIEVISPSLDASGLLDTTRMESLRDRLFEQQPTGFYQALQSPGQVVITGLESNPGIQKLLESLLSNTPSVPGFGTLSSIHSRADIRVQWREPALAATTSWSNWLSQTSEPADESHTPSELSPSERSPSEPEHVNWSNPKQLVETVTGAIQNNTLVYLEGPPGSGKSYTANRVARSLAGQQTVYQLTTGPTSRREDLFGEQTLRSLPNRPDDSETRFAEGPILQWARQRSKDGEPVILILDEGNLLDKNIQVLLSGVTLKQPFISSNGDVYFLTPEHRLVITGNPLSFKGRHIIPELHNHAKTIRFAAMESADLSGQVIVPFLAAMAPQYCATEQCGWIADSLLENMAGYRKQLPDYPFSARDTLDVLSRFQFYLGDLTQKTTHEIEGTLKQSLYESFSGQLEEQARSAGLSGQEHHAFADFYERLKQQPTRLHFDNDSTRALAHRIWLELERVAGENNQHQGHPGRHGMMIEGPAGRGKDVVLDVVMKQWQEDWAHKGLMLPAPLRITAGYNNWDRLKAMIIQAKTEGRILIVSELNLLPTHFLEGVLNDVLTGEAAPGFFLFATVNPVQYSGRHAFSSALASRFTPLILDEYTLNDFKAIAASYSDSPFTDDIALWHYERVKTLKEKQALAVPAVMVMIEYLNTLNQSETADPNALRNRFIAHYRLYLKDGWRPEPIVVPFEADVVSVLEKEKEKEKQKEKEKASLSEVPLMTTLFNLFGSEHETSDIPEEPQKNLPASSEVVGASGEATAQNDVAQTISEEQPEKKTTDKQPLSFMTIHEAILKKGAALIDALIKPFLTVNDEPGIHAEEQLPEDNELDRQALPQPKTGQADRLPDGHFAPGQAGVLPDGHFAPGQAGMSPDGQFAPGQAGILPDGHFAPGQAGISPDGHFAPGQVGMSPDGHFAPEQAGMSPDGHFAPGQSDMSMDDNVAPGQSDMSLNDNVGPEPADESLDDHFDQDISLRLNKRFTSNFPPSFYRLEINRMKIHDNGKVKLEPFPAGELTPYHPESVQTDLSPSLQPGQHHGIQDNFKSGELTSLFPHETLVGIWTEDNRNQPIEVQYDALRGTYTVNLPESGHPSTAQLHYVVEKIKPQPEPEMAPVEAYQAPPVWIERLGRLLEERQDLARELRHNQNLSQKQRVEGIIAYVNRFTKPPKGVVSLENRQSDIEMLAELIERRIGACRHVAYAAAGLLQFYGIPVRVMFSETHAWVEYSLNNGKTWRTSETWGTYGSIENPEDFGDRSLISGHEDPPDWPTSLMGQEARKAANDAMAQEPHRKEMVIQQLFYHKHSAALYRQLVQYMSIDDEGHVHFTNLPYRGIRIPALPADIDEQQLSNHNAVRGKQVIKTGKRTPLGSFSPREKLLALSFEGMASRPYLLEYDTFQKRYFITVNKAEGDAETMTLLFLVQPDELPFAREALMVDKQIPVLMSDRQRQRVAAFFAAHPDIESMIGIQQGMDRSQKIEKIVRFVRQFIPERPSSPEVTLTLLLQKMEYGLGDCRYRSYIAAMLAEYYNVAIARVVSNNVNTFVELSVDGGVHWQGYDLEGYKFIGFNEKETGTELLKTGWDRLKELPTVKHEHKDKTGFNKDPRFFLSPEPLNSVLKDIKTLKGEPGKKALDYYKNLLLYFNADPSRMKDIPYLLLDDPKVRQKLSPWLNGQMKEIGTTHRFLNSEESGLMSVINPQLKGSPFSELEQRIKKRASSFKTVWKYQPPGPLQLNRLLENKAAFAHTSEHHELQPNRRVIFNVGQSPLLDPNKLASYQAILLGKLGKDKTSSMDSGTKKQLVEQALFDATYHLHGLAGQKTGVLLRRTKDDDTYGLTFDQPYGESTRQEAEWLWAKTILQFERALPTSVPLQFNLVGQEWLKRRWQDAVVIDGDMLHRLSVRYLESLSGEQAEAIRKAVSQQQGRH